The genomic window TTAAATACAGTCGGAAAAATCACATCAGATAATAGGAAGTAAATTGGTAAAATTAATAATAAAACAGTACCTGGTGAACAGTGACCCAAAAAATAGCTGATAACGGGTAACTGGCAATTGATTAATAGATAATGGATTTACTAACTGCGGTTATTACCCTTCCTTTCGTGTTTGCTTTTGGTGCTTGTATCGGTAGCTTTCTCAATGTTGTTATTTATCGTTTACCTGAAGGACTCTCTTTAATTCATCCTCCTTCCCGTTGTCCCCATTGTGAACATCCATTAGGAAAAACAGAAAATATCCCCGTTCTAGGATGGTTATGGTTAAGAGGCCGCTGTCGTTGGTGTCGTGCGCCGATTTCTGTGCGTTATCCTTTGGTAGAAGCGGTTACTGGTCTATTATTTTGTTTCGTCTTTTGGCAATATCAATTTACCCTTGCAACGATCGCTTATTGGGTGTTGATGAGTTGGTTAATTGCTCTTTCTATGATTGATTTTGACACCATGACCTTACCCGGAGTCTTAACCAAGTCAGGGTTAGTGTTAGGGTTGATCTTTCAAGGGGTGATGGGTTGGCAAGTGGCGCAAACCCCTGAATACTTAATAATAGGTGTTGTCAGTGCCGTTTTAGGAATTTGGTTATTTGATCTCATTGGTTTGGGTGGAACATTAGTGTTAGGCCAACAGGCGTTAGGAGGAGGAGACTCTAAATTAGCTGCCATGTTGGGTGCTTGGTTAGGATGGAAATATCTGTTAGTCACCAGTTTTTTAGCTTGTTTAGTGGGTTCTGTCTTTGGAATGGGAGGAATGATGTTAGGATTGATGGATCGTCGTCATCCCTTTCCTTTTGGTCCGTTTTTGGCTTTGGGTGCTATGTTAAGTGTATTTTTGGGAGAAGCCATCATCTCGACCTACATTCGGCTCTTTTTTCCTCTGAGTTAATGTTATGGATAAAGAAACCCTAACCTCTAACTCGAAAACCATCCGATTAAAAAACTTTTCCTATCAACCCCTATCCTGCTGATGACATTTATTACTTTTAGTCGTAACGATAATCATTGGTTCAGTAGGACTCAATTCATAATATTAGCCTACCCACAACAACTGTAGGTAGGCTAATATTTACCGAACAAATTTCTCTAAAACAGCTTAGAATGCACGGTTATTGGGCTTATGAACGATGAAACTCATGGTTTGACACTGTTTGATGTTGTCAAAACCAATCACACGAATATAAGCGTTAGGATACTCAGAACGACATTCCCGTACTTCAGCTAATACTTCTTGAGCAGAACTAGCACCGAATAAAGGTAACTTCCACATGGTCCAGAAGTGAGTTTCAGGTAAGGGGTTTTCTTCAAATTCAACCCCAGGAATCATGCCTTGATCCAATACATATTGAACTTGACGAACAATTTGTTGATCGGTTAAAGGGGGTAAATAAGAAAGGGTTTCGTAACGACGCTCTTTAGGTAATGTTTTCATTGTTGGTAGATTCCTATCTCAAGTTAATCACAATTAGGGTTCGAGTCATCATTCTCTGACTCAGAAGAAGTTGAGGACACGGAGGAAGAACGGGTAAGCCTCTCCAATAGCTGACGACGGTGTTCCATATTTGCCTGACTAATGCCGTGGCGCACCATCTGGGGCATAAATTCCATGACCTCTGAGGCTAGATATTCTCGTACTTTGAGAATACGCATGACTAGCTCCTTATCTTCTCCCATTAACCCCTCAATAAAGCTTTCTCCCTTTTGGATATTATGAGAAGCAGTATATTGCCTCAGCCATATGGCTTGCTTGGGGTTGGTTTCCGATAGTTGGTCAAGAATAATACGAACCGCTTGATAAGTCAGGTAATTTTGTATAACCTCTGCAGTGTCGTTAGCTATTTTTTTGGGATACATAAATGCCTACCTGTCCCTCCTCGGACACAGTTGTTAGTTTTTAGTCTGTTATATTCCTAAAAACTAACAATGATCCCAAAATTAGAGTGTATCCATTGCCTCAAACTCGAATGTAATTTCTTTCCAGAGTTCGCAAGCAGCAGCTAACTCAGGACTCCACTTACAAGCTTCGCGGATAACGTCATTACCTTCACGAGCTAAGTTACGGCCTTCGTTACGAGCTTGGATACAAGCTTCAAGAGCCACACGGTTAGCGGTTGCACCAGGAGCGTTACCCCAGGGGTGTCCTAAGGTACCACCACCGAACTGTAAGCAAGAGTCGTCGCCGAAGATTTCTACTAAGGCGGGCATATGCCATACATGGATACCACCAGACGCAACGGGCATGGTTCCAGGCATAGAAGCGTAGTCTTGGGTGAAGAAAATACCACGAGAGCGATCTTCTTCAACGTAGTCTTCACGCATGAGGTCAACAAACCCCATAGTGATGCCTCTTTCCCCTTCTAATTTACCGACAACGGTTCCAGAGTGGAGGTGGTCACCACCAGAAAGACGTAAACACTTGGCTAAAACGCGGAAGTGAATACCATGATTCTTCTGACGGTCAATTACGGCGTGCATCGCACGGTGGATGTGCAGTAAGATACCATTGTCACGACAGAACTTGGCTAAGGTGGTGTTAGCGGTGAAACCACCGGTTAAGAAGTCGTGCATAACGATAGGAGTGCCAATTTCTTTGGCGAACTCAGCCCGTTTCATCATTTCTTCGCAAGTACCGGCGGTGACGTTGAGGTAGTGACCTTTAACTTCGTTGGTTTCAGCTTGGGCTTTTTCAATCGCTTCTTGTACAAATAAGAAGCGATCGCGCCAACGCATGAAGGGTTGAGAGTTGATGTTTTCGTCGTCTTTGGTGAAGTCTAAACCACCCCGTAAACATTCGTAAACGGCACGTCCGTAGTTCTTAGCGGATAGACCGAGCTTGGGCTTAATGGTACAACCTAATAAGGGACGACCATATTTGTTTAATTTATCCCGTTCCACGGTGATCCCATGAGGAGGCCCTTGGAAGGTTTTGATTAAAGCAACGGGGAAACGGATGTCTTCTAAACGTAACGCCCGTAATGCTTTGAACCCGAAGACGTTACCTACTAATGAGGTTAAAACGTTGGTTACAGATCCTTCTTCAAATAAATCTAAAGGATAGGCAATGAAACAGAAATACTGGTTGTCTTCGTTAGGTACGGGTTCGATGTCATAACAACGACCTTTGTAACGATCTAAGTCGGTTAAGTTGTCGGTCCAAACAGTTGTCCAGGTTCCGGTAGAAGATTCTGCTGCAACGGCTGCACCGGCTTCTTCAGGAGGAACACCCGGTTGGGGGGTCATACGGAAGCACGCCAGTAGATCGGTATCTTTCGGAGTGTAGTCGGGGGTGTAATAGGTTAAGCGGTAGTCCTGAACACCGGCATTAAACCCTGATTTTGTGGCCTGTGCCATTTTGTTATTCCTCCATGAATGGGCATCGTTAATTTCTCATTTATCAATTTGTAAGTCGGTTTCCCCTGACCTACCGGTAATAGAGAAAATTTTAGAAAGTTATTCGGTCGCTCAAAGTCGCTTGTAGCAAACCGTTTATTCACTTATGTGCGTTTCGAGTCCTTATCATATCACGATAGCTAGACTCTTTTAACATTCTTTTTACCCTTTTCTATGGGATTTTTTGATTACAATTTATAGACAGTCTCATTAATTTAACTAATGAGTGTTTATGCTTTGATACCTCTTATATAAGTTAGTTTTCCTCCATATCAGACATGGGATCACTTATTCTAAAAAATTTATAAATATTTACATCCCCTGGTCTGATGCACTGGGTAAGATTGCTTAATTTTTGGAGAATAAGAAATAGAATGAGGCTTGACAATTAATCACACTTGGTCATTCATAGGTATTTGTCAATGTATTTCTAATTACTGATTGTGTTTTGACAATATATATAGAATCGTTCTAAAAATTGAGAAAGCTAACAATAAATCAATGTATTAAATTGATTATGAACATAAGTTATTCTTTTCGGATTTCCATTTATTTATTAACTGGTTTTCGTCAATAACTTTTATTGCTTCTTCTGTAAGTTATAATTTCTACCAAGTATATACTTGATAACTATCATATTCGCAATGATATTCCGTTTCATCAGTTAGTTGAAAAACTTTATTGTTCAGCAATTTAAAAGTTATCAGAAAATAAGGTTACTATTAAATAGTAAATTTTAAAAAAATGATTCATTGCAAGGATAAACTAAAAAATTGGTATCTAATAATACTCTAATTTTCCTGTTCATAAATTTTTTCTCTATTTAGATACTCGTCTTTAACACCTAGTTTAAATGTAGCAAAGGGATACTTTTTCTTGGCTTTTGATTGAATAATAATTTCGACTTCATCACCTTCTTGAATACGATTAGGTAAATTGTCTAAAAGGATAACTTTTTTTCCTTGTATATAACCTTTCATATTTTTTGAATAATCCTAAATTGAACTAATACTTGATATTATAAACTAACATTTTACTTTATGTTATGATTATAAAATAAAAAAGTTTAGAGGTCGTGATTATGTGGTGGCGTTCTTCTAGATTAGATAGAATTGAAGCAAATATGGAAAAAATGGAACAAAATATGCAACGTATGCAGCAAAATATTAATGAACTTGCAGAGATTAGTACGGCAACAAATAGGAGAATTGATCGCTTTGTTGAAGAAATGCGAGAAGAAAGACAAAAAGATAGAGAACGGACTGAACAGCTACAACGTGCAGTAGAATATTTATTGAGTAAAGATAACTAAAGAATTACTATTAAAATCTATTATCACCTTATAATAAAAATAGTCCCCATCAGCCAAAATCAGGGAACCACTAAAAAACAATACATTGATATAAGGATTATAATCTATGAGCCAAACACCGATCACAGTTACTTACTCTCTAGAAGAAATCTTGAAAGAGATTAATGGTAAATTAGACAAAATTGATACACGACTAAATAACTTAGAAGTAGGACAAGCTAGACTAGAAGAGAAATTAACAGGAGATATAAAAGCTCTTGATGTAGAAGTCGAAGGAATTAATAAACGGTTAGACTCTCAAAAATTTATTAATCGTTCTGTTGCTGTTGGCTTTATTTTAGCCTTTATAACTGGAATAATAAAATTAGTTTTCCCTAACTTACTTAACTTCCCCCGTTAGGTATAAATTTTACTCATCTATTTGTAGTCGATAAATAATCGTATTAGGATCAATTTGATTAATAATATTTTTAATGACCATACTCGGTCCCAAATCTCCCCAACTACAGCCTTTTTCTAAGTATTCTTGTGCTGCTTTTCCAATAATATAAGTCCCATAAGCTGCGAGTCCCCCCTGCATAATAGCGGTACTTCCGTAAGTGGTTAAAATAGCAGGATTCTCGATAAAACTTGACACAGCTAAGGCTGTTTTTCCTAACCCTAATATTAACCCTGTAGCAATTTCTGCTAATAATAAACCCCCAGAACTTATAAAGATTTTCCGCCATAATTTTCCTGCTTCATGATTCGTTATAGGTAGTCCATATAATCTCGCTAAGGAACGAATTAACATTAAATCAGTAACACTTCCTCCAACAATATCTAAGAAACCAATAGGGTTAACTGCAACCGCAATAGATTTATACTTAACATATTTCCAGATAATCGCTTCGGCTTCTTCTTGTCGATTTTTAATTGTTTTTTTAGCAATATTTTCCTCTGCTTTTTTCGCTTTTTGTAGGGCATTTAAACATAATAAAGATTTTCCTTCTTGATTCAAAATAGTTAAAATCTTGTTTTTTAGTTCATCAATTTGTGGCGGTGGTGTTTCCCATTCTTCTGCTGTTTTTCCATCAGGATATTTAACTAAAATAGGAATCGGTTGAGGAGAGGCTGCAACCCTGACAATATCTTCAGAAGCCATTAAAAATCTCTCGTCAATGTTGGAACTTCGTCCAATATTTTGTAATTGTTCATAAATCGTATGAACATCTTTGTCGGGATAGAGATCAATTTTATTAAAAACTAAAATGATCGGTTTAAAGGCTTTTTTTAACTGTAATAAAGCCTCATATTCAGTGCGAGTAATATCCTCAGAAATAATAAACAAAATTAAATCAGCTTCATTAGCAATATTTCGGGCCATAATTTCCCGTTCTTTTCCCTCTATTTCATCCAATCCAGGGGTATCAATAAACTCAACTTTGATTTTACCACTGGGAGGAGTCCAGCGAACCGATTGGGGCCATTTCGTTACCCCGTGAATGGGTCCACTCTCTAGAATAGTTTGACCCATTAAAGCATTAATTATGGCAGATTTCCCCCGACTGACTAAACCAAAAGTAGCAATTTTTATAACATTATTTTCTATCTTTTCTAACGAAGCTTTTAAGGCTTGTAAATCGGGTTTAACAGCTGCTTGTAATTCTAGATTAGGGGGATAATTCCAATGACGACGAACGCTAGTATACCAGGATAAAGCTTGTTGAAGACTAGCGCGAGTTTGTTGAATCTGGGTGTCTTGTTGAGTCAAAGGTAGTAATTAATAATCAATAATGGATAATTAATGATGTTAAAGAAAAGCAACTTTTTAAGAGTTATGATACCTTAAAAATGTTGTTTATCAATATGATCTATGCGTTTATTTATTGCACTGATTTTAGGAACTTTTTTGGTGGTAGTGAGTGGGCAAACTAATCTTTTTGCAACTAATGTAATCTTACCTCCTCAAGATGATTATGCAGACTATATGTGGGAAGTCCATCATCATGAACAACCCCTCCCTACGGATATTTTAACGCAAGCACCAACTGAAGATGATACGGTTACCGCAGAGATGGTCACTTACGGGACTTTAGACGGAAAAGAGATCAAAGGTTATCTTGCGTCTCCGATGGATATCGATCGCCCTTTACCTGGGATTATTGTTATCCATGAATGGTGGGGACTCAATGATAATATTAAAGCCATGACCCGTAAACTTGCAGCAGAAGGGTACACCGCTTTAGCAGTGGATATGTATAGCGGAGAAACAGCCGAAACCCCTGAAAAAGCCAGAGAATTAGTGACTGAGGCGAGAAATAATAGCGATCGCCTTAAGGATAATCTGGCTTTAGCGTATCAATATTTGGAAGAAGAAGAAAAGGCCCCAAAAATTGCTTCTATCGGTTGGTGTTTTGGAGGAAGTTTATCTTTGCAAACGGCTTTGTTATTCCCCGAAACCCTTGATGCTGCTGTGATCTATTATGGGGGAGACTTAGAAACCGATGCAGAAGTTTTAAAACCTTTAGAAATGCCCATTTTAGGGATTTTTGGTGAGTTAGATGATCGGCCTTCCCCTGAAACCGTTGAAGCGTTTGAAATGGCCTTAAAGTCTCTTGATAAAGAAGTTGATGTCTATATCTATCCCAATGCTGATCACGCTTTCGCTAACCCATCCGGGGAACGATACAACCCAGTAGCGGCCATGGATGCTTGGGATAAAACCGTAGCATTTTTTTCAGAACATCTCAAATAAGCGAAGGTGCAAGATATGGGGATTCGATAAATTAGAAGAGGCATTAAAATTTAGAGAATATTCTGAACTATCCGTTTAATTTAATTATATTCTCTCCCTGATCCCTGCTTTTCACTCCCTGCTTCTCACTTCCCCCAGATCAGAAAGAGAACCGACGACTTTCCGTGTTTCGTCTCGGTTCTCTTGTCTGGTTCGCTCCTCACACTATGTATAACTATATAGGAACCTTTGGATTTTGTCATGTTACTTAAGATTTATTTTTGATTTATTACATAGATTTACAATCTGTGACGGGGTGGTTGTTCCGTTTGCGATAACCATAACCCTTGGAGCAAAATTTGTGTAATAGCGACTAAACCGAGTCTTGCTTGAGATAATTGCGGTTTATATCGACTGGTTGCCCCAAAAATGCGGCAATGACGCTCGAACTCTAGAAAATGCTCACTTAAGGCTAATGCTAATTTGATCTCATGACTACCTGACTCATTCAACAAACGATCCACAGTCAGAAGCATTTGAGAAATGAGCGATCGCTCAAATTGATTTAAACCTAAGCTAGACCAAGGAATCGAATGAGAAGTTGATAAAGGCCATTGGTAAGGCGGAAAAAGCGGATTTTTGAGTGTTATTAATTGTTCTTGTTCCCCTAACCGTAGTAAAGTGCAACAACGTGCATAGGTATATTGGAGAGGCCATAAATTGTCATGAGTTGTTGACTTTTGAGTGAACCTTTTTCGGGGATAGGGAAATATTTGCCAAGATTGTAACCAACAGGATAAACTGCGATCGCACAAAGTAAACTCTAACCAACCCGGATCAAGGAGTTTGAGAGTAAAGGTTAAAGATAAGGTTTCCTCTGGGTGGTTGGGTTGTTGTTGTAGGGTGTTAAAAATAGTGTCTGCTAGTGTGAGGGGAGAGAGGGGAGAATGAGAGGATAATTGAAAAGCGATCGCACAACGATAAGTGAAAGCATCAATATTAGGTAATCTGTATAGAGAAATAGGAAGGTTATTGCTAAGAAAATGAGTAAAATTTGCTCTATCTAAATTCAGCAATTGAGTGAAGAG from Crocosphaera subtropica ATCC 51142 includes these protein-coding regions:
- the rcbX gene encoding RuBisCO chaperone RbcX, which translates into the protein MYPKKIANDTAEVIQNYLTYQAVRIILDQLSETNPKQAIWLRQYTASHNIQKGESFIEGLMGEDKELVMRILKVREYLASEVMEFMPQMVRHGISQANMEHRRQLLERLTRSSSVSSTSSESENDDSNPNCD
- a CDS encoding arginyl-tRNA synthetase; this translates as MTKTRIIKSIYPLTIKIINISIQQQLQQFLFTQLLNLDRANFTHFLSNNLPISLYRLPNIDAFTYRCAIAFQLSSHSPLSPLTLADTIFNTLQQQPNHPEETLSLTFTLKLLDPGWLEFTLCDRSLSCWLQSWQIFPYPRKRFTQKSTTHDNLWPLQYTYARCCTLLRLGEQEQLITLKNPLFPPYQWPLSTSHSIPWSSLGLNQFERSLISQMLLTVDRLLNESGSHEIKLALALSEHFLEFERHCRIFGATSRYKPQLSQARLGLVAITQILLQGLWLSQTEQPPRHRL
- a CDS encoding prepilin peptidase, producing the protein MDLLTAVITLPFVFAFGACIGSFLNVVIYRLPEGLSLIHPPSRCPHCEHPLGKTENIPVLGWLWLRGRCRWCRAPISVRYPLVEAVTGLLFCFVFWQYQFTLATIAYWVLMSWLIALSMIDFDTMTLPGVLTKSGLVLGLIFQGVMGWQVAQTPEYLIIGVVSAVLGIWLFDLIGLGGTLVLGQQALGGGDSKLAAMLGAWLGWKYLLVTSFLACLVGSVFGMGGMMLGLMDRRHPFPFGPFLALGAMLSVFLGEAIISTYIRLFFPLS
- a CDS encoding GTP-binding protein gives rise to the protein MTQQDTQIQQTRASLQQALSWYTSVRRHWNYPPNLELQAAVKPDLQALKASLEKIENNVIKIATFGLVSRGKSAIINALMGQTILESGPIHGVTKWPQSVRWTPPSGKIKVEFIDTPGLDEIEGKEREIMARNIANEADLILFIISEDITRTEYEALLQLKKAFKPIILVFNKIDLYPDKDVHTIYEQLQNIGRSSNIDERFLMASEDIVRVAASPQPIPILVKYPDGKTAEEWETPPPQIDELKNKILTILNQEGKSLLCLNALQKAKKAEENIAKKTIKNRQEEAEAIIWKYVKYKSIAVAVNPIGFLDIVGGSVTDLMLIRSLARLYGLPITNHEAGKLWRKIFISSGGLLLAEIATGLILGLGKTALAVSSFIENPAILTTYGSTAIMQGGLAAYGTYIIGKAAQEYLEKGCSWGDLGPSMVIKNIINQIDPNTIIYRLQIDE
- a CDS encoding form I ribulose bisphosphate carboxylase large subunit; translation: MAQATKSGFNAGVQDYRLTYYTPDYTPKDTDLLACFRMTPQPGVPPEEAGAAVAAESSTGTWTTVWTDNLTDLDRYKGRCYDIEPVPNEDNQYFCFIAYPLDLFEEGSVTNVLTSLVGNVFGFKALRALRLEDIRFPVALIKTFQGPPHGITVERDKLNKYGRPLLGCTIKPKLGLSAKNYGRAVYECLRGGLDFTKDDENINSQPFMRWRDRFLFVQEAIEKAQAETNEVKGHYLNVTAGTCEEMMKRAEFAKEIGTPIVMHDFLTGGFTANTTLAKFCRDNGILLHIHRAMHAVIDRQKNHGIHFRVLAKCLRLSGGDHLHSGTVVGKLEGERGITMGFVDLMREDYVEEDRSRGIFFTQDYASMPGTMPVASGGIHVWHMPALVEIFGDDSCLQFGGGTLGHPWGNAPGATANRVALEACIQARNEGRNLAREGNDVIREACKWSPELAAACELWKEITFEFEAMDTL
- a CDS encoding dienelactone hydrolase family protein — translated: MRLFIALILGTFLVVVSGQTNLFATNVILPPQDDYADYMWEVHHHEQPLPTDILTQAPTEDDTVTAEMVTYGTLDGKEIKGYLASPMDIDRPLPGIIVIHEWWGLNDNIKAMTRKLAAEGYTALAVDMYSGETAETPEKARELVTEARNNSDRLKDNLALAYQYLEEEEKAPKIASIGWCFGGSLSLQTALLFPETLDAAVIYYGGDLETDAEVLKPLEMPILGIFGELDDRPSPETVEAFEMALKSLDKEVDVYIYPNADHAFANPSGERYNPVAAMDAWDKTVAFFSEHLK
- a CDS encoding ribulose bisphosphate carboxylase small subunit, producing MKTLPKERRYETLSYLPPLTDQQIVRQVQYVLDQGMIPGVEFEENPLPETHFWTMWKLPLFGASSAQEVLAEVRECRSEYPNAYIRVIGFDNIKQCQTMSFIVHKPNNRAF